The Lepeophtheirus salmonis chromosome 1, UVic_Lsal_1.4, whole genome shotgun sequence genome has a segment encoding these proteins:
- the LOC121120596 gene encoding uncharacterized protein, producing the protein MNHQGEVLKSDKFDQLERMQWSSNSSSTKGPKRLCIFCLLAIFLPVLCLVVPIYMRFQALRPHFLTLSPSDMKLLNQESMVSTFWCESQKISMNSSFNAYILKERPQIKRFRQKVSMKRQMVLKDDIKEYWGFYLLKGSEVKVQVCARYPGANFIVVESLINAKRCDYLGELDSLEEVDEKSSEFEFDPSSAMPNQNMSIMDPHGYILENISKPYTDSNGTRNDSMITDNYVTERKLLDQYLSLFRSIPHQKRQILLRRIADALNNNMTLEPLEDRRERDIGEEYDFGGGEELDREDEEEEESRIFELIKNDRINQENRNGNVDLSMEEFASSWSSSEEALQNCNGLLHNVPLTPSIECHINGSIKSASTEVTLRVSQSGFYYFIFASENEIQDNNLFATFQMKKTVFDIDTHRLESYMNQTNCELPLRFWSKDQIILEAPPKNSEEFNDCDDISAVSSLPQCHRVIMAESICVPRTYVYTVLLLMAPMFILIFASI; encoded by the exons atgaatCATCAGGGTGAAGttttaaaaagtgataaatttGATCAACTGGAAAGGATGCAATGGTCTTCGAATTCCTCTTCTACAAAAGGACCCAAAAGGCTTTGTATTTTTTGCCTTCTTGCTATATTTTTACCAGTTCTATGTCTTGTTGTTCCAATATACATGAGGTTTCAAGCTCTTCGTCCCCATTTCCTCACACTCTCACCCTCAGATATGAAGCTTTTGAACCAA GAGAGCATGGTCTCTACATTTTGGTGCGAAAGTCAAAAGATATCTATGAATTCAAGTTTCAATGCTTATATCCTGAAGGAGCGCCCTCAAATCAAACGCTTTAGACAAAAAGTCTCCATGAAGAGACAAATGGTGTTGAAGGATGACATCAAGGAATACTGGGGATTTTATTTACTCAAGGGATCAGAGGTGAAAGTACAAGTTTGTGCAAGATATCCTGGGGccaattttattgttgttgagAGTTTGATAAATGCTAAACGATGTGATTATTTGGGAGAACTAGACTCTCTTGAAGAGGTTGATGAAAAATCCAGTGAGTTTGAATTCGATCCTTCGTCTGCGATGCCTAATCAAAACATGAGCATCATGGATCCCCATGGCTACATCCTAGAAAATATATCGAAGCCCTACACGGATTCTAATGGGACAAGAAATGATTCTATGATAACTGACAATTATGTGACGGAAAGGAAGTTATTGGATCAATATCTATCACTTTTTAGAAGTATTCCACATCAGAAAAGACAGATTCTTTTACGAAGGATCGCAGATGCactgaataataatatgacATTAGAACCATTAGAAGATAGAAGAGAGAGAGATATTGGAGAAGAATATGACTTTGGAGGAGGTGAAGAATTAGACCGAGAAGATGAGGAAGAAGAAGAGAGTCGGATATTTGAATTGATCAAGAATGATAGAATCAACCAGGAGAATCGAAATGGAAATGTCGATCTCTCAATGGAGGAATTTGCTTCCTCTTGGTCTAGTAGTGAAGAAGCTTTACAAAATTGCAATGGTCTACTCCATAATGTCCCTTTGACTCCATCTATCGAATGCCACATCAATGGGTCTATTAAATCTGCTTCCactgaa gttACACTGAGGGTTTCCCAATCCGGATTTTACTACTTTATATTCGCGAGTGAGAACGAAATTCAggacaataatttatttgctaCCTTTCAGATGAAAAAGACAGTCTTTGACATTGACACACACCGTTTGGAAAGCTACATGAACCAAACCAATTGTGAATTACCTCTACGCTTTTGGTCCAAGGATCAAATAATCCTGGAGGCTCCCCCAAAAAACAGCGAGGAATTCAATGATTGCGATGACATCTCTGCTGTGTCCTCCCTTCCCCAATGCCACCGAGTCATAATGGCAGAAAGTATATGTGTTCCGAGAACATATGTATACACAGTTCTTTTGCTCATGGCTccaatgtttattttgatttttgctaGTATCTAA
- the LOC121120586 gene encoding uncharacterized protein codes for MNFAQFPMSHPLGSLLSTKQSSSNRYLPDSPKTPLQSLILDNGENNNSSNSGGGNSTDTSSSPVSSIPGNARGYDHGISGQKVIDEIGLTDKDLIRIKTKDLNQLLKGVSKNRQKEIKSERRTYKNRIYADNCRKKRLHEKEQLEIYLGDVTQDIEKIQQEIHKNRYKTMGYIKSCDTLLRSLDKYESGPEMKKKIKDEIWKENRSELKYTKELFDKLGERDFEKT; via the exons ATGAACTTTGCTCAGTTCCCAATGTCCCACCCTCTCGGATCCCTTCTCTCCACGAAGCAATCATCCTCAAATAGATATCTTCCAGACTCACCGAAAACACCACTTCAGTCATTAATTTTAGATAATGGAGAGAACAATAATTCATCAAATAGTGGAGGTGGAAATAGCACTGACACCTCGTCATCACCCGTCTCATCAATACCGGGAAATGCAA GAGGCTACGATCATGG gatttctgGTCAAAAAGTTATCGATGAAATCGGTCTCACAGACAAGGATTTGATACGAATCAAAACCAAGGACTTGAATCAACTTTTAAAAGGAGTTTCAAAGAATCGACAAAAGGAGATTAAATCGGAGAGACGTACCTATAAAAATCGGATTTATGCGGATAATTGCCGTAAGAAACGACTTCATGAGAAGGAGCAACTGGAGATTTATTTGGGTGATGTCACTCAAGACATTGAGAAAATTCAACAGGAGATCCATAAAAATCGATATAAAACTATGGGATATATCAAATCTTG tgatACACTACTCCGAAGTCTGGACAAATATGAATCCGGACCTgagatgaaaaagaaaatcaaggaTGAGATATGGAAAGAAAACAGGTCAGAGTTGAAATATACGAAGGAACTATTCGATAAACTTGGTGAAAGAGATTTTGAAAAGACTTGA